The Couchioplanes caeruleus sequence ATCCCGCGGCGTAGCAGACGACGAGGCCGGTCAGCAGCACGGCGGCCCCGGAGGCGGCCACCGAGGCCGCACGCTCGGCGGGGACGCGCCTGTCTGTCACGCCCGACCATCGACCGCGGGCGGACGCGACTTGAGGATTCGCCCGCCTCACCGCCGACCCGGCGCGCGGCCCGCCGGAGGCGATCCGGGAAAATGGCCGGGACCAGACGAGAACGGGAAGTTGGAGATCGTGGCTGAAGCAGCAGGAGCCGTCGACTGGGTGAGCCGGTTCGCCGACGAGGTGATCGCCGAGGCACAGCGCCGCTCGCCGGGCAAGCCGGTGGTGTGCGCGTCCGGGCTGAGCCCGTCCGGGCCGATCCACCTGGGCAACCTGCGCGAGGTGATGACGCCGCACCTGGTCGCGGACGAGATCCGCCGGCGCGGGCACGAGGTCGTGCACCTCATCTCGTGGGACGATTTCGACCGGTTCCGCAAGGTGCCGGCGGGCGTGGACCCGTCGTGGGCCGAGCACATCGGCAAGCCGCTGACCGCCGTGCCCGCGCCGCCCGGCAGCCGCTTCCCCAACTGGGCCGAGCACTTCAAGGCCGCGATGATCGACTCGCTGGCCGAGCTGGGCGTCGACTACCGGGGCATCTCGCAGACGGAGATGTACACCTCGGGGGCGTACCGGGAGCAGATCCTGCTGGCGATGCGCGAGCGCGCTCGGATCGACGCGATCCTGGACCGCTACCGCACCAAGGGCCGCAGCGCCGCGCCGAAGGCGAACGCCAAGCTCGACGCGGCCGACGCCGCGGCGGCCGCCGAGGCGGCCGAGGGTTCCGGCGCGGCCGACGAGGACGACGGCACGGCGAGCACCGGTTACTACCCGTACAAGCCGTACTGCGGTGAGTGCGGCAAGGACACCACGACCGTCACCGCGTACGACGACGAGAGCACCGCGCTGACGTACCTGTGCGCCTGCGGGTTCACCGAGACCGTGCTGCTCAGCGAGTTCGACCGCGGCAAGCTGGTCTGGAAGGTCGACTGGCCGATGCGGTGGGCGTACGAGGGCGTGCACTTCGAGCCCTCGGGCGTCGACCACTCCTCGCCCGGTTCGTCGTTCGTGGTCGGCGGCCAGATCGTCACCGAGATCTTCGGCGCCGAGCAGCCGATCGGCCCCATGTACGCCTTCGTCGGCATCACCGGCATGGCGAAGATGTCCAGCTCCCGCGGCGCGGTGCCGACCCCCGCGGACGCCCTGGCCATCATGGAGGCGCCGCTGCTGCGCTGGATGTACGCCCGACGCCGCCCCAACCAGTCGTTCAAGGTGGCGTTCGACGCCGAGATCCAGCGTCTCTACGACGAGTGGGACGCCCTCGAGGCGAAGATCGCCACCGGCGCCGCCGCATCCGGCGACGAGTCGGCGCACGACCGCGCCGTCCGGACCGCCACGGTCACGCTGCCCCGGACGCCCACCCCGATCGCCTACCGGACCCTGGCGTCGATCGTCGACATCACCACCGGCCACGACGAGCAGACCCTGCGCATCCTGCGCGACCTCGACCCGCGCCGCCCGGTCACCGACCTGTCCGAGGTGCGGCCCCGCCTCGACCGGGCGCAGACCTGGGTGATGACCCAGCTCCCCGCCGAGGCGCGCACCCAGGTCCGCACCGAACCGGACAAGGAGCTCCTGGCGTCCCTCGACGACGACCAGCGCGAGTCCCTGCGGCTGCTCGCCGCCGGCCTGGACGAGAACTGGTCGCTGGAGGGGCTGACGACGCTCGTGTACGGCGTACCGAAGGTCATGGCCGGCCTGCCGCCGGACACCAAGCCGACCGCGGAGCTGAAGGTCGCGCAGCGGTCGTTCTTCGTGCTGGTGTACCGGCTCCTGATCGGCAAGGAGACCGGGCCGCGCCTGCCCACGCTGCTGCTCGCCGTGGGAGCGGACCGTCTCCGGACCCTGATCGGCGGCTAGCACCAACGACGCGCATGGTGGTGCGGCACCCGCCCGCACCACCAGCGGTCGAGATCACCCGCCGGCGGAGCGCCGCGCCGCGCGGATCATCGCGACACCGGCCGGCAGGGCAAGCAGCAGCGCGGCCGCGAGGGTCGCGTTGCCGGCGGCACCGGCGGCCTTCATGCCCTCGTGCAGTGCGGCACTTCGGGCCTCGATGGCTTCCAGCAGCAGGTCGGTGATCTCGTCCACCTGGTTGGTGGCCTCCCAGACCTCGTCCGAGTTGATGATCTCCATGGCGGCCGTCCGGGCCTCGTCGGTGTCCCGGCGCGCCAAGTCGTCGAGCTTGTCGTCGGCGGCGAAGAAGACGTCGACGGCCTGCCTCAGCGGCTGCGCGGTGGCGCGTTCGTCCGCGGTCAGCGCCGCGATCCGCAGGCTGTCGAGCGACTCGTACACCGAGGCCCTCTGCGCACGCTTGATGGCCTCCACGGCGTCGGCGTCCAACGGGGGGCCCTGATAGCCGCTCACATCGCTGAAGCTGTACCGGATGTTCTCCACGGCCTCCTGGATCTCGGCCAGCTCGGCGATCCTGCCTTGCACCCGGTCCTGGGTGCGCGCATT is a genomic window containing:
- the lysS gene encoding lysine--tRNA ligase is translated as MAEAAGAVDWVSRFADEVIAEAQRRSPGKPVVCASGLSPSGPIHLGNLREVMTPHLVADEIRRRGHEVVHLISWDDFDRFRKVPAGVDPSWAEHIGKPLTAVPAPPGSRFPNWAEHFKAAMIDSLAELGVDYRGISQTEMYTSGAYREQILLAMRERARIDAILDRYRTKGRSAAPKANAKLDAADAAAAAEAAEGSGAADEDDGTASTGYYPYKPYCGECGKDTTTVTAYDDESTALTYLCACGFTETVLLSEFDRGKLVWKVDWPMRWAYEGVHFEPSGVDHSSPGSSFVVGGQIVTEIFGAEQPIGPMYAFVGITGMAKMSSSRGAVPTPADALAIMEAPLLRWMYARRRPNQSFKVAFDAEIQRLYDEWDALEAKIATGAAASGDESAHDRAVRTATVTLPRTPTPIAYRTLASIVDITTGHDEQTLRILRDLDPRRPVTDLSEVRPRLDRAQTWVMTQLPAEARTQVRTEPDKELLASLDDDQRESLRLLAAGLDENWSLEGLTTLVYGVPKVMAGLPPDTKPTAELKVAQRSFFVLVYRLLIGKETGPRLPTLLLAVGADRLRTLIGG